In one window of Arachis ipaensis cultivar K30076 chromosome B06, Araip1.1, whole genome shotgun sequence DNA:
- the LOC107648116 gene encoding probable indole-3-pyruvate monooxygenase YUCCA5 yields MENLFRLVDHEEFVSKRCIWVNGPVIVGAGPSGLATAACLREQGVPFVVLERQDCIASLWQKRTYDRLKLHLPKQFCQLPKLPFPEDFPEYPSKKQFIQYLESYANHFDINPHFNQCVHSARYDDTSGFWRVKTAEVEYICRWLVVATGENAECVVPEIDGLSSFQGEVIHACDYKSGESFRGKNVLVVGCGNSGMELSLDLVNHQASPSMVVRSSVHVLPREVLGKSTFELAVMMLRWLPLWLVDKIMLLLAWLVLGNVEKYGLKRPSMGPLEMKNTKGKTPVLDIGTLDKIRSGDIKVVPGIKRFNGGGQVELVDGQKLHVDAVVLATGYRSNVPSWLQEGEFFSKNGYPKMPFPHGWKGNGGVYAVGFTKRGLSGASSDAVKIAQDIGKVWKEETKQKQQRTTACHRRCISQF; encoded by the exons ATGGAGAACTTGTTTCGCCTAGTGGATCACGAGGAGTTTGTCTCAAAGAGGTGTATATGGGTGAACGGACCAGTGATTGTTGGGGCAGGACCCTCTGGCCTTGCAACTGCAGCATGCCTGAGAGAACAAGGGGTACCCTTCGTTGTTCTCGAAAGACAAGACTGCATAGCGTCGTTATGGCAGAAAAGAACCTATGACAGGTTGAAGCTTCACCTTCCTAAACAGTTCTGCCAGCTTCCTAAACTTCCTTTCCCTGAAGATTTCCCAGAATACCCTTCAAAGAAGCAATTCATCCAATACCTTGAGTCCTACGCAAACCACTTCGACATCAACCCTCACTTCAACCAGTGCGTTCACTCAGCCAGGTACGACGACACCAGCGGATTCTGGAGGGTTAAGACCGCCGAGGTTGAGTATATCTGCAGGTGGCTCGTCGTTGCGACCGGCGAAAATGCCGAGTGCGTCGTGCCGGAGATCGACGGCCTTTCCAGCTTCCAAGGAGAAGTTATCCACGCTTGTGATTACAAGTCAGGGGAAAGTTTTAGGGGAAAGAATGTTCTTGTTGTCGGATGCGGAAATTCCGGCATGGAACTGTCTCTTGATCTTGTTAACCACCAGGCTTCGCCGTCCATGGTTGTTCGCAGCTCG GTTCATGTTCTTCCAAGAGAGGTTCTTGGGAAATCGACGTTCGAATTGGCGGTTATGATGCTGAGGTGGCTGCCGCTATGGCTGGTGGACAAAATCATGTTGCTATTGGCATGGCTTGTTCTTGGAAACGTGGAGAAGTACGGTCTCAAGAGGCCTTCAATGGGGCCACTGGAGATGAAGAACACAAAGGGGAAAACCCCTGTTTTGGACATTGGAACCTTGGACAAAATCAGATCCGGTGACATCAAAGTTGTGCCGGGAATCAAAAGGTTCAACGGCGGCGGCCAAGTCGAGCTCGTCGACGGCCAGAAGCTCCACGTGGACGCCGTTGTGCTGGCAACCGGATACAGAAGCAATGTCCCCTCTTGGCTTCAA GAAGGGGAATTCTTCTCGAAGAACGGGTACCCAAAGATGCCGTTTCCACATGGATGGAAAGGGAATGGAGGAGTGTATGCTGTAGGGTTCACAAAGAGAGGGCTCTCTGGTGCTTCATCTGATGCTGTGAAAATTGCTCAAGATATTGGAAAAGTGTGGAAAGAAGAGACCAAGCAGAAGCAGCAGCGAACCACTGCTTGCCATAGGCGTTGCATTTCTCAGTTCTGA